AATAGTTTTTACGAAAAAAATAGTAACTATCGTTTTGTAGAACATTGCGTACAGAAAGTTTTAGGTCGTGATGTTTACAACGAACAAGAAAAAATTGCTTGGTCTATCGTTATCGCTACCAAGGGTTATAAAGGTTTCATCGATGAATTATTAAACTCTGATGAATACCTCGAAAACTTTGGTTACGACATCCTACCCTATCAACGTCGTCGTAACTTACCCTCCCGCGAAATCGGTGAAAGACCTTTCAATATCAAATCTCCTCGTTACAACGAGTATCACCGCAATCAACTTGGTTTCCCTCAAATTATTTGGCAAAATCAAGTTCGTCGTTTTACTCCCCAAGAAAAACAAGTCAAAGCAGGAGATCCCTCTGGCTATCTCGATTTAGCTCGTAGCATTGGTACCAAGGCTACCCCTAGCCCCCGTGTATCTGCTATGAATATCAGCTTAGACAGAGTACCTTATCGTAACTAATAAGGTCATTCGCCTTTATTTGTTTTCAATACAAATATAACAATGGGGTTTTGCCCCGTTGTTTTTTTGTGGTCATTTACCAAGGACTACCAATAATTGTAAAAGGGGCCCAATAAAAGGGATGGGATAAATCATCATCACCAAATTCGGTGAGCATAGATGGTAAAGATAAATTTCCCCTCGTGCTTCTAAGTTGCCCATCATT
The sequence above is a segment of the Cyanobacterium stanieri PCC 7202 genome. Coding sequences within it:
- a CDS encoding Phycobilisome linker polypeptide (PFAM: Phycobilisome Linker polypeptide~InterPro IPR016470:IPR001297~KEGG: cyh:Cyan8802_1383 phycobilisome linker polypeptide~PFAM: Phycobilisome linker polypeptide~SPTR: Phycobilisome linker polypeptide), translated to MTLPLLNYTPSSQNSRVEGFEVGGDEQPKIYNAENLLVASDMDNLIEAAYRQIFFHAFKSDREVALESQLRNNQITVRDFVRGLLLSETFRNSFYEKNSNYRFVEHCVQKVLGRDVYNEQEKIAWSIVIATKGYKGFIDELLNSDEYLENFGYDILPYQRRRNLPSREIGERPFNIKSPRYNEYHRNQLGFPQIIWQNQVRRFTPQEKQVKAGDPSGYLDLARSIGTKATPSPRVSAMNISLDRVPYRN